Proteins from a single region of Pseudopedobacter saltans DSM 12145:
- a CDS encoding fructosamine kinase family protein, whose translation MWSEKFRNEVEQILKASEGNDFKIKYFESVRGGDISDAFCIVGTTSNYFIKVNDAQRYPAMFEKEAIGLHLLQSSNAIKTPQVIAFGESDGRAFLILEWIVIETFTSAAMYDLGQRLAKMHLSRHENFGFYTSNYMGSFYQDNQPNNDWLSFFYDRRIKPQVDLALARGGLLEIDDIKNIDNTLHFLSSIYEPERPSMVHGDLWNGNIITNKLQEPVLIDPAAYYAHREIDIAMTRLFGGFSDHFYAAYQETFPLKRGWEERCDIWNIYPLLIHLNLFGKSYQHQIRNVFRRYL comes from the coding sequence ATGTGGTCCGAAAAATTTAGAAACGAAGTAGAGCAAATACTTAAAGCCTCGGAAGGCAATGATTTTAAAATCAAATATTTCGAATCGGTAAGAGGTGGAGATATTAGTGATGCTTTTTGTATTGTCGGCACAACATCCAATTACTTTATAAAGGTAAACGATGCGCAACGTTATCCCGCCATGTTCGAAAAAGAGGCTATAGGTTTACATTTATTGCAATCCTCTAATGCCATCAAGACACCGCAGGTTATTGCATTTGGCGAAAGCGACGGCAGGGCTTTCCTTATTTTAGAATGGATTGTCATAGAAACTTTTACCAGTGCCGCTATGTACGATTTAGGGCAACGTTTGGCTAAAATGCATCTGTCGAGACATGAGAATTTTGGTTTTTATACCTCCAACTATATGGGAAGCTTCTATCAAGACAACCAACCGAATAACGACTGGCTTAGTTTTTTTTATGATAGAAGGATAAAACCACAGGTAGATCTCGCATTAGCAAGAGGTGGTTTACTGGAAATTGATGATATAAAAAATATAGACAATACGCTTCATTTTTTAAGTAGCATATACGAACCCGAAAGACCCTCTATGGTTCATGGTGATTTATGGAATGGCAATATAATAACCAATAAATTGCAGGAGCCAGTATTAATAGACCCTGCGGCATATTATGCACATAGGGAAATAGATATTGCAATGACCCGACTATTTGGTGGTTTCAGCGACCATTTTTATGCGGCCTACCAGGAAACTTTTCCATTGAAAAGGGGATGGGAAGAGCGTTGCGACATCTGGAATATTTACCCGTTATTAATTCATCTTAATTTATTTGGAAAGAGTTACCAGCATCAAATCAGGAATGTATTCAGAAGGTATTTGTAA
- the lepA gene encoding translation elongation factor 4: MKHIRNFCIIAHIDHGKSTLADRLLEYTNTITQREAQEQLLDNMDLERERGITIKSHAIQMNYKYNGEDYVLNLIDTPGHVDFSYEVSRSIAACEGALLIVDASQGIQAQTISNLYLALEHDLTIIPILNKMDLPGAMPEEVKDQIIDLIGCERDEIIPASGKTGMGVYDILAAIIERVAAPVGDPQAPLQALIFDSVFNPFRGIIAYFKVVNGEIRKNDKVKFVATAKEYFADEVGILKLQPSPRDVVKTGDVGYIISGIKEAREVKVGDTITHTARPCSEAIQGFEEVKPMVFAGIYPVDTEDFEELREAMHKLQLNDASIVFEPESSAALGFGFRCGFLGMLHMEIIQERLEREFDMTVITTVPNVSYKAYTTKGDEIIVNNPSELPDPSKLDFVEEPYIKANIITKSEYVGPVMSLCIQKRGVIVNQHYLTSDRVELVFEMPMGEIVFDFYDKLKTISKGYASFDYHQIGYKQSDLVKMDIMLNGEQVDALSSLIHRSNAYEFGKKICEKLRELIPRQQFDIAIQASIGAKIIARENVRALRKDVTAKCYGGDISRKRKLLEKQKKGKKRMRQVGNVEIPQSAFMAVLKLD; the protein is encoded by the coding sequence ATGAAGCATATACGTAACTTCTGCATTATTGCACACATCGATCATGGTAAGAGTACACTTGCCGATCGTCTATTGGAATATACTAATACCATTACTCAACGCGAAGCTCAGGAACAGCTGTTGGATAATATGGATTTGGAACGCGAGCGTGGTATTACCATTAAAAGTCACGCCATCCAGATGAATTATAAATATAATGGTGAGGATTATGTCCTTAACCTTATAGATACTCCTGGACACGTTGACTTTTCTTACGAAGTTTCCCGCTCTATTGCTGCTTGCGAGGGGGCATTATTAATTGTAGATGCGTCTCAAGGAATTCAGGCACAAACCATCTCTAATTTATACCTTGCTTTAGAGCATGATTTAACCATCATCCCTATTTTAAATAAAATGGATCTTCCGGGAGCTATGCCAGAGGAGGTAAAAGACCAGATTATTGATTTAATAGGTTGTGAAAGAGACGAAATAATTCCTGCTTCCGGTAAAACGGGCATGGGAGTTTACGATATATTAGCTGCCATTATCGAGCGTGTAGCGGCTCCGGTAGGCGACCCACAGGCACCGTTGCAAGCTTTAATCTTCGACTCGGTTTTTAACCCTTTCCGTGGCATTATCGCGTACTTTAAAGTTGTCAACGGAGAAATTCGTAAAAATGATAAAGTAAAATTTGTGGCCACTGCCAAAGAATATTTTGCAGACGAAGTAGGTATTTTAAAACTGCAGCCGTCACCCAGAGATGTTGTAAAGACAGGCGATGTAGGATACATCATTTCGGGTATTAAAGAAGCCCGCGAAGTAAAAGTTGGTGATACCATTACGCATACCGCAAGACCATGTTCTGAAGCTATTCAAGGTTTCGAAGAGGTAAAACCTATGGTATTTGCCGGAATCTATCCTGTAGATACCGAAGATTTCGAAGAGCTGAGAGAGGCCATGCACAAATTGCAGCTTAATGATGCTTCTATTGTTTTCGAACCAGAATCTTCTGCCGCTTTAGGCTTTGGTTTCCGTTGTGGATTCCTTGGAATGCTGCATATGGAGATTATTCAGGAGCGTTTAGAAAGAGAATTTGACATGACGGTTATTACAACCGTACCAAACGTTTCTTACAAAGCTTACACTACTAAAGGCGACGAAATTATTGTAAACAACCCTTCTGAATTGCCTGATCCTTCTAAGTTAGATTTCGTAGAAGAACCGTATATCAAAGCAAATATTATTACCAAATCAGAGTATGTTGGTCCGGTAATGTCTCTTTGTATTCAAAAAAGAGGTGTAATTGTTAACCAGCATTACCTTACTTCTGATCGTGTAGAACTAGTTTTCGAAATGCCTATGGGCGAAATTGTATTTGATTTTTACGATAAGCTTAAAACGATCTCTAAAGGATATGCTTCTTTTGATTACCACCAGATTGGTTACAAACAATCTGACCTGGTAAAAATGGATATTATGTTGAATGGTGAGCAGGTTGATGCTCTTTCTTCATTGATTCACAGAAGTAATGCTTACGAATTTGGTAAAAAGATTTGTGAGAAACTACGTGAGTTGATCCCTAGGCAACAGTTTGACATCGCTATTCAGGCTTCTATCGGGGCTAAAATTATTGCCCGCGAAAATGTTAGAGCTTTAAGAAAAGACGTTACCGCAAAATGTTATGGTGGTGATATCTCCCGTAAACGTAAGTTGCTGGAAAAACAGAAAAAAGGTAAAAAGCGTATGCGCCAGGTAGGTAACGTAGAAATACCTCAATCGGCGTTCATGGCTGTATTGAAATTGGATTAG
- a CDS encoding bifunctional 5,10-methylenetetrahydrofolate dehydrogenase/5,10-methenyltetrahydrofolate cyclohydrolase, which produces MKLLDGKLVSEELKKQIAVEAAEMLEKTGRKPHLVAILVGNDGGSETYVASKMRNCEKVGFKSSLVRYDVTVTEAELLSKIEELNKDAEVDGFIVQLPLPKHINPDVITEAIDYRKDVDGFHPINLGRMQRNLPCFLPATPYGIMLMLEYYGVETAGKNCVVVGRSNIVGSPMSILMARNSNPGNCTVTLTHSRTANLSEFTKNADILIAAIGKKNFITADMVKDGAVVIDVGMNRETSTTTKSGFKLYGDVDFENVAPKASYITPVPGGVGLMTIVSLLRNTLAAARNEIYAK; this is translated from the coding sequence ATGAAATTACTAGACGGAAAATTAGTTTCTGAAGAGCTTAAAAAACAAATCGCTGTAGAAGCAGCAGAAATGCTAGAAAAAACAGGTAGAAAACCGCATTTAGTTGCCATTTTAGTGGGTAACGATGGGGGTAGCGAAACCTATGTGGCCAGCAAAATGAGGAATTGCGAAAAAGTAGGTTTCAAGTCTTCTTTGGTAAGATACGATGTAACAGTAACCGAGGCTGAGCTGTTAAGCAAAATCGAAGAACTGAACAAGGATGCTGAAGTTGATGGCTTTATCGTTCAGTTACCGCTTCCAAAACACATTAACCCTGATGTTATTACCGAAGCAATCGACTACCGTAAAGATGTTGATGGCTTCCACCCTATCAATTTAGGAAGAATGCAACGTAATTTACCTTGCTTTTTGCCTGCTACGCCTTATGGTATAATGCTTATGCTAGAATATTATGGTGTAGAAACCGCAGGTAAGAACTGCGTGGTTGTTGGCAGAAGTAATATTGTAGGCAGCCCAATGAGTATTTTAATGGCTAGAAATTCCAATCCTGGGAATTGTACTGTTACCTTAACACATAGTAGAACGGCAAACCTTTCAGAATTCACCAAAAATGCGGATATATTAATTGCTGCTATCGGTAAAAAGAACTTTATCACGGCTGATATGGTTAAAGATGGTGCGGTTGTGATTGACGTAGGCATGAACCGCGAAACTTCTACTACAACTAAATCCGGATTTAAACTATATGGCGACGTTGATTTCGAAAACGTAGCTCCTAAAGCTTCATATATCACTCCGGTTCCCGGTGGCGTTGGCTTAATGACAATTGTTTCTTTATTGAGAAATACTTTGGCAGCTGCAAGAAATGAGATTTACGCTAAATAG